In a single window of the Nicotiana tomentosiformis chromosome 8, ASM39032v3, whole genome shotgun sequence genome:
- the LOC117280152 gene encoding uncharacterized protein, translating to MTSFSNRAIESVDESQTHYNAPPHLQEGDEVPLPNLNHHRVSENEVDNNPRAMGHNTPIMTPPFQQMAELFRHLARTMSEPSEINFEKMRKMGGVEYEVTTDPTVAEQWLERMERVYEQLECTNAAKFKYVISLLLKNAYDWWVSVPNAKAKPPVLTWDDFVKVFRAKYVLPVYCDAKKKVFLNLKQGSMSIAEYQQKFLRLSRYAGGIIDGERDKFRRFEKGLNDYIRKSVAILQLEDFSKLISVALTWERIDKEEASRRENRFRKGNADYDGPSKKGKFDYSKTESAHKSSYHKQNKPNFSTASTPSYVQGKTYTPTCAQCEKNHYGACRRASGACFNCGSLDHKMKDCPNLNPLSYTLTEGSVQKPVTTHSQANSGARPINVQATSLVLARKMICQGCDAYLAHIVDTRLGSPSLKDIPTVCEFPDDLPGLTPEREIEFPIELVSGTTPISIASYRMAPAELKELKAQLQELVEKYFIRSSISPWGAPVLFVKKKGGTLRLCIDYRQLNKLRVREQDVPKTAFRTRYDHYEFLVFPFGLTNAPVAFMDLMNRVFKPYLDQFMVVFIDDILVYSKNRDDHDKDLRIVIQILKGRQLYAKLSKCEFWLSEVVFLGHIVSAKVEKVDPSKIQTIVDWKPPKTSTEIRSFLCLAGYYRRFMKGFSIVASPLTKLLGKDTKFVWDDMCQESFEKLKSLLTQAPILSLPTKGKDYDIQLCISPWLGLVF from the exons ATGACCTCTTTTTCGAATAGAGCTATTGAATCCGTTGATGAAAGTCAGACGCATTATAATGCTCCACCTCATCTCCAAGAAGGAGATGAGGTACCCTTGCCAAACCTAAATCATCATCGTGTTAGTGAAAATGAAGTGGACAATAATCCAAGAGCAATGGGTCATAATACTCCTATTATGACTCCTCCATTTCAGCAGATGGCTGAGTTATTTCGTCACTTGGCTAGGACAATGTCAGAACCAAGTGAAATAAATTTTGAGAAGATGAGAAAAATGGGTGGAGTTGAATATGAAGTAACTACTGATCCCACGGTAGCTGAACAATGGCTCGAGCGCATGGAGAGAGTCTATGAACAACTAGAGTGTACTAATGCTGCCAAATTTAAGTATGTTATCTCTCTTTTACTAAAAAATGCCTATGATTGGTGGGTAAGTGTGCCAAATGCAAAAGCAAAACCTCCGGTACTGACTTGGGATGACTTTGTGAAAGTATTTCGTGCGAAATATGTCCTCCCTGTCTATTGTGATGCAAAGAAAAAAGTATTTCTGAATTTAAAACAAGGGAGTATGTCTATTGCAGAGTATCAACAAAAATTTCTCAGGCTTTCTCGCTATGCTGGAGGCATTATTGATGGTGAAAGAGACAAGTTCAGAAGATTTGAAAAAGGTTTGAATGATTACATTCGAAAGTCTGTGGCAATCTTGCAACTTGAGGATTTTTCCAAGCTAATTTCAGTTGCTCTTACTTGGGAAAGAATTGACAAGGAAGAAGCTAGTAGGAGAGAAAACAGGTTTAGGAAGGGTAATGCAGATTATGACGGTCCATCTAAGAAGGGAAAGTTTGACTATTCTAAGACTGAAAGTGCACATAAGTCATCATATCATAAGCAGAATAAGCCAAATTTCTCTACTGCTAGTACTCCAAGTTATGTCCAAGGCAAAACTTATACACCTACTTGTGCACAGTGTGAGAAGAATCACTATGGTGCCTGTAGAAGAGCTTCTGGTGCTTGTTTTAATTGTGGAAGTCTAGATCATAAAATGAAGGATTGTCCTAATCTTAATCCTCTTTCTTATACACTTACAGAGGGCTCAGTTCAAAAGCCTGTCACTACTCATTCTCAAGCTAATAGCGGTGCAAGACCTATAAATGTGCAAGCAACGAGTTTGG TCTTGGCAAGGAAGATGATTTGTCAAGGTTGTGATGCCTATCTTGCTCATATAGTCGATACACGATTGGGGAGTCCAAGTCTTAAGGACATACCCACCGTGTGCGAATTTCCTGATGATCTTCCTGGGTTAACTCCAGAAAGGGAGATTGAATTTCCTATAGAGCTTGTCTCTGGAACTACTCCTATTTCTATCGCTTCTTATAGAATGGCTCCAGCTGAATTAAAAGAGTTGAAGGCTCAATTGCAAGAACTTGTTGAGAAATATTTTATCCGTTCCAGTATATCGCCTTGGGGAGCTCCtgttttatttgtgaaaaagaaaggtGGCACTCTTAGGctttgcattgattacagacagctaaacaag TTACGTGTGAGGGAGCAAGATGTTCCTAAAACTGCTTTTAGGACCAGGTATGACCATTATGAATTTTTGGTATTTCcatttggtttgacaaatgcCCCTGTTGCATTTATGGATCTAATGAACCGTGTATTCAAGCCTTATCTTGATCAATTTATGgtggtgtttattgatgacattttagtCTATTCCAAGAATAGAGATGATCATGATAAGGATCTCCGGATTGTCATACAAATTCTGAAAGGGAGGCAACTCTATGCAAAGCTttccaaatgtgaattttggctaagTGAAGTGGtgtttttggggcatattgtatcagctAAAGTTGAGAAGGTTGATCCTAGTAAGATTCAAACTATTGTTGATTGGAAACCTCCTAAAACTTCAACTGAGATAAGAAGTTTCTTGTGTTTAGCAGGATACTATAGGAGGTTCATGAAGGGCTTCTCTATTGTAGCTTCTCCTTTGACCAAACTTTTGGGTAAAGACACCAAGTTTGTGTGGGATGACATGTGTCAAGAGAGCTTTGAAAAGCTCAAATCCTTGTTGACACAAGCTCCAATACTTTCTTTGCCAACTAAAGGGAAAGATTATGATATACAGTTATGCATCTCACCGTGGCTTGGGcttgtgttttga